The window tgggtttcttccggttgcTTCGATTTCCttcacaagtccctaaagacatgtttgttaggtgaagtggacattcttaattctccctcagtgtacctgaacaggcgccggagtgtggcgactaggagattttcacagtaactttactgcaatgttaatgtaagcctacttgtaccactaataaatattattattatttggtactctttgccacagaaggctgtggaggctaaatcgctgggtgtctttaagacagagatagacaggttcttgttcataagggggttgggggttatggggaggaggcaggagaatggggatgagaaaaatgtaaGCCATgaccgaatggcagagcagacttgatgggctgaatggcctaattctgctcctatatcttgtggtcATTTTGTGGCTCATTGCTTGCTCGGATCTATGTTTAGCACtgggtagcactgtagcttcacagcgccagggtcccagattttcTCAGTGACCCTCAGTCACCATCATTGAGActaactttaaattccagattttattaattgaatggaTTGGAGCcgatgtccccagaacattttcctgtctctctgggtgactaatgcagtgacattgtcactgggtcagtgtctcccCCCCCCTGGTCTCTATGAGGTTGTTTGTGGAGAGAAGCCAGAAGTGACGAATAGTCACTGACCTCTCACCTGGTACCTCACAATGTCCAGGGAATGATTGACAGCATCTCTAGGCCAATAGGGAAGGGGGAGGCGGGTCTGGAGGACCGAGCGGGAGTGACTGGTCATCCAACCAATCCGAGTGAACGAGggccgggctgggctgggctcGGTCATGTGAGGCATGCGCAGTGATTAGAGCCATGCGCAGTGTGATTAATGGCGGCGCAGAGACGGTGCTTTCTCGGTTCGGTAATCCGCAGAGGTGGGTATGGCGGAACCGGGGGGAGCTATGGAtcaggcgggagggggggggtaggagaagcTTTTTAAACATGTTATATGAACCACAAACCCATGAAAAACAACTTACTGATATCCGGGATGGTCCCCATCCTTTGCACAGAGCAGGCCGCAGCTTTCCTCAATTACACACCCGGTTTAATGTCCGCcatctttgtggggggggggggggggggggaacaggtcgcagggcggcgcatgcgcagtgtagaATCGCCATCTTTGTTAGGGGCACTATTTTTGAAATTTACCCAGTAACAAAGAGAACAAATTGTTCATTAAACTGCTTCACTCTTTCACCTCCAATTTCTTATCGATGACGCCGAACAACGATTTCAGGCCAATGACAATCATTTGTATTCATATTGTGTCTTTAACAGAATAAATCTGTCTATAAAATCAAAAGGAAAGGATGATGGTTTCTCCAGCAGATAAACTGAGACTAAAGTGGAGCCGGGCTCTGTAACTGAGGGGGAAATAGGTGGTCTTGGAGATGTGGTCAAAAGCTGACCTTCAGCCTCAGACAGTTAACAAGTAGAGGGATGGAGTAGGTGGTTAGAGAGTGAAGTTTGTGGTGGTGACTGGAGAGAATGGCTTCAGCCTTCCCAATGTTTAAAGGCCGGAAATTTCTGCTCCTGCAGCACTTGATGTCAGACAAGccaggacagtgtgtgtgagttggagattccatagaatttacagtgcagaaggaggccattcggcccatcgagtctgcaccggctcctggaaagagcaccctgcccaaggttaacaactccaccctatccccataacccagtaaccccacccaacactcagggcaattttggacactaagggcaatttatcatggccaatccacctaacctgcacatctttggactgtgggaggaaactggagcacccggaggaaacccacgcacacactgggaggatgtgcagactccgcacagacagtgacccaagctggaatcgaacctgggaccctggagctgtgaagcgattgtgctatccacaatgctaccatgctgccccaatgaaCTAGGTGGTGATGATTTTCACTTGCACCTACTTCTCGAGTCCATCCAGACAGTGGAGGTTGATGGGTTAAAAAGTTCTGGTCAAGCTGTAGTTGTAGAAAATTTGTCTCTTTTACCCTCTGTTTCttgcacccctctctctctctgtctccctctcatcACCTCCCATCGATGCTAGATTATGTGTAATCCCAGATTGGGTGGTAGGATCCATTCCGTGAACAACATTAGTGAACCTGcctgatttttatgacaatccagcaattttcacagtcactttccTCGTGCCGACCTCACAAattaccagattcattcagcagaATTTTACAGCTTGCCTTTGTGTTTCTGTGGgctctctctcacttcctttttTCATTTTTGAAATCTATATCACAGGATATTAgaaaggggaggatttgcagtcgGGAAACTGAAACTAAAGATCACATCAGGATCTCATGGATGCGCCCAACCAATCTATTGTAACCTGAATATCATCGGATTTTGAAGATGGAAGAAAAAAGcagcattcacagtgaggagaaaccgtacacgtgttctgtgtgtggacgagggttCAATCGATCATCTGGCCTGTCAAAACGTAAATGTAGGCATGATGGGGGGaagccgtggaaatgtggggattgtgggaaaggattcagttacccatcagagctggaaattcatcagcgtggtcacaccggggagaggccattcacctgctcggacTGTGGGAGGGGATTTACGAAGTCATCcatcctgctgacacaccagcgcacacacactggggagaagccattcacctgctctgactgtgggaagagattcactcagtcatccactctgctgaaacatcagcgaatacacactggggagaaaccattcacctgttctgtgtgtggcatgggattcactcagtcatccaccctgctgacacaccagcgaatacACACCAgggagaagccatttacctgctctgattgtgggaagagattcgcTCACCAATCCACCCTGCTGAcgcaccagcaggttcacactaaacagagaccattcatctgcttcgagtgtgggaagggattcattaattcatcgCACCTGATGATACACCAAagagttcacactgacgagagaccttttaaatgtctgGACTGCGGGAAGTGTTTTAAAACCTCGCAGGAACTGGTCTCCCATCAAcaggttcacactgatgagaaaccgttcagatgctctcactgcgggactgggttcaaacgatcatctcacctcactgtacaccagcgcaatcacacaggagagacaccgTACgcttgctccaagtgtgggaagaggtTCACTCAGTCATCCGCTCTGCTaaggcaccagcgaattcacacggagagagaccgttcatctgctctgattgtgggaagagattcattcaATCATCCAACCTACTGACACACCAACACGTTCACACTGCAGAGAGACAGTTTACCTGTtcctagtgtgggaagggatttactcgtcATCCAcactgctgagacaccagtgaGCTCACTGGTAACTACAATGATTGGATTTTGTTGTTATTCACATTGAGAACTGAGCCCTGTTCATTGAGGTCTGTTTCTGCAGATGTTAATACACTTCAGACCAGTCATAAAGACTAATATTCTGGACAAAAATCAAATATGCCATCTTTGTGTTAAACATGCTGAATGGTGTATTTTTAATATCTGAAGGGTTCTCCGTTTGAACGGCTTTAACCCTCcgatctcctccatcctcaccaacAACAAGTGTGAGGAGCTGATGGAACTTCTTTCTCACTGAGATTGAGACAatctgatcagctgcctctgctgcttcctccctctcacaaacccaccggaccaaactgtcagTGAAGCTCCCCCTTGTCCAAGatctgaactcacatctttctccagtttctctcctgtcccccatcaaaccctctcattgcccatcctgtccatgagacctgcccaaaccctctcattgctcatcctgtccatgagacctgccgctatcaaaccctctcattgctcatcctgtccatgagacctgccactatcaaaccctctcattgctcatcctgtccatgagacctgccgccatcaaaccctctcattgctcatcctgtccatgagacctgcccaaaccctctcattgcccatcctgtccatgagacctgccgctatcaaaccctctcattgcccatcctgttcatgagacctgcccaaaccctctcattgcccatcctgtccatgagacctgcccaaaccctctcattgcccatcctgtccatgagacctgcccaaaccctctcattgctcatcctgtccatgagacctgctgctatcaaaccctctcattgctcatcctgtccatgagacctgcccaaaccctctcattgctcatcctgtccatacctGCCCAAaacctctcattgcccatcctgtccatgagacctgccgctatcaaaccctctcattgctcatcctgtccatgagacctgccgctatcaaaccctctcattgctcaccctgtccatgagacctgcccaaaccctctcatggtcatcctgtccatgagacctgcccaaactctctcattgcccatcctgtccatgagacctgcccccatcaaaccctctcattgctcatcctgtccatgagacctgcccaaactctctcattgcccatcctgtccatgagacctgcccccatcaaaccctctcgttgctcatcctgtccatgagacctgcccaaatcctctcattgctcatcctgtccatgagacctgcccaaaccctttCATTGCttatcctgtccatgagacctgccactatcaaaccctctcattcctcatcctgtccatgagacgtgcccaaaccctctcattgctcatcctgtccgTGAGACCTGCCcgaaccctctcattgcccatcctgtccatgagacctgcccaaaccctctcattgcccatcctgtccatgagacctgcccaaaccctctcattgcccatcctgtccatgagacctgccgctatcaaaccctctcattgcccatcctgtccatgagacctgcccaaaccctctcattgcccatcctgtccatgagacctgccgctatcaaaccatctcattgcccatcctgtccatgagacctgcccaaaccctctcattgctcatcctgtccatgagacctgcccgagccctctcattgcccatcctgtccatgagacctgccgttaacaaaccctctcattgctcatcctgtccatgagacctgcccaaactgtctcattgcccatcctgtccatgagacctgcccaaaccctctcattgcccatcctgtccatgagacctgccgctatcaaaccctctcattgcccatcctgtccatgagacctgcccaaaccttctcattgcccatcctgtccatgagacctgccgctatcaaaccctctcattgcccatcctgtccatgagacctgcccaaaccctctcattgctcatcctgtccatgagacctgcccgagccctctcattgcccatcctgtccatgagacctgccgttaacaaaccctctcattgctcatcctgtccatgagacctgcccaaaccctctcattgcccatcctgtccatgagacctgccgcaATCAAACCCTcacattgcccatcctgtccatgagacctgcccaaaccccctcattgctcatcctgtccatgagacctgccgccATCAAACcatctcattgcccatcctgtccatgagacctgcccaaaccctctcattgcccatcctgtccatgagacctgcccaaaccctctcattgctcatcctgtccatgagacctgccgctatcaaaccatctcattgcccatcctgtccatgagacctgcccaaaccctctcattgctcatcctgtccatgagacctgcccaatccctcattgctcatcctgtccaggagacctgcccaaaccctctcattgctcatcctgtccatgagacctgcccgaACCCTCccattgctcatcctgtccatgagacctgccgctatcaaaccctctcattgctcatcctgtccatgagacctgcccaaaccctctcattgccatcctgtccatgagacctgccgctatcaaaccctctcattgctcatcctgtccatgagacctgccgctatcaaaccctctcattgctcatcctgtccatgagacctgccgctatcaaaccctctcattgctcaccctgtccatgagacctgcccaaaccctctcatggtcatcctgtccatgagacctgccactAACAAACCCTCTCATggtcatcctgtccatgagacctgcccaaaccctctcattgcccatcctgaccatgagacctgcccaaactctctcattgcccatcctgtccatgagacctgcccccatcaaaccctctcattgctcatcctgtccatgagacctgcccaaactctctcattgcccatcctgtccatgagacctgcccccatcaaaccctctcgttgctcatcctgtccatgagacctgcccaaaccctctcattgctcatcctgtccatgagacctgctgctatcaaaccctctcattgctcatcctgtccatgagacctgcccaaaccctttCATTGCttatcctgtccatgagacctgccactatcaaaccctctcattgctcatcctgtccatgagacctgcccaaaccctctcattgctcatcctgtccgTGAGACCTGCCcgaaccctctcattgcccatcctgtccatgagacctgcccaaaccctctcattgcccatcctgtccatgagacctgccgctatcaaaccctctcattgcccatcctgtccgtgagacctgcccaaaccctctcattgcccatcctgtccatgagacctgccgctatcaaaccatctcattgcccatcctgtccatgagacctgcccaaaccctctcattgctcatcctgtccatgagacctgcccgagccctctcattgcccatcctgtccatgagacctgccgttaacaaaccctctcattgctcatcctgtccatgagacctgcccaaactgtctcattgcccatcctgtccatgagacctgcccaaaccctctcattgcccatcctgtccatgagacctgcccaaaccctctcattgcccatcctgtccatgagacctgcccaaaccctctcattgcccatcctgtccatgagacctgccgctatcaaaccctctcattgcccatcctgtccatgagacctgcccaaaccctctcattgctcatcctgtccatgagacctgcccaaaccctctcattgctcatcctgtccatgagacctgccgctatcaaaccctctcattgctcatcctgtccatgagacctgccgctatcaaaccctctcattgctcaccctgtccatgagacctgcccaaaccctctcatggtcatcctgtccatgagacctgccactAACAAACCCTCTCATggtcatcctgtccatgagacctgcccaaaccctctcattgcccatcctgaccatgagacctgcccaaactctctcattgcccatcctgtccatgagacctgcccccatcaaaccctctcattgctcatcctgtccatgagacctgcccaaactctctcattgcccatcctgtccatgagacctgcccccatcaaaccctctcgttgctcatcctgtccatgagacctgcccaaaccctctcattgctcatcctgtccatgagacctgctgctatcaaaccctctcattgctcatcctgtccatgagacctgcccaaaccctttCATTGCttatcctgtccatgagacctgccactatcaaaccctctcattgctcatcctgtccatgagacctgcccaaaccctctcattgctcatcctgtccgTGAGACCTGCCcgaaccctctcattgcccatcctgtccatgagacctgcccaaaccctctcattgcccatcctgtccatgagacctgccgctatcaaaccctctcattgcccatcctgtccgtgagacctgcccaaaccctctcattgcccatcctgtccatgagacctgccgctatcaaaccatctcattgcccatcctgtccatgagacctgcccaaaccctctcattgctcatcctgtccatgagacctgcccgagccctctcattgcccatcctgtccatgagacctgccgttaacaaaccctctcattgctcatcctgtccatgagacctgcccaaactgtctcattgcccatcctgtccatgagacctgcccaaaccctctcattgcccatcctgtccatgagacctgccgctatcaaaccctctcattgcccatcctgtccatgagacctgcccaaaccctctcattgcccatcctgtccatgagacctgccgctatcaaaccctctcattgcccatcctgtccatgagacctgcccaaaccctctcattgctcatcctgtccatgagacctgcccgagccctctcattgcccatcctgtccatgagaacTGCCGTtaacaaaccctctcattgctcatcctgtccatgagacctgcccaaaccctctcattgcccatcctgtccatgagacctgccgcaATCAAACCCTCacattgctcatcctgtccatgagacctgccgccatcaaaccctctcattgcccatcctgtccatgagacctgcccaaaccctctcattgctcatcttgtccatgagacctgcccaaactctctcgttgctcatcctgtccatgagacctgccgctatcaaaccctctcattgcccatcctgtccatgagacctgccgctatcaaaccctctcattgcccatcctgtccatgagacctgcccaaaccctctcattgcccatcctgtccatgagacctgccgctatcaaaccctctcattgcccatcctgtccatgagacctgcccaaaccctctcattgctcatcctgtccatgagacctgcccaaaccctctcattgcccatcctgtccatgagacctgccgttaacaaaccctctcattgctcatcctgtccatgagacctggcgctatcaaaccctctcattgcccatcctgtccatgagacctgcccaaaccctctcattgcccatcctgtccatgagacctgcccaaaccctctcattgcccatcctgaccatgagacctgcccaaaccctctcattgcccatcctgtccatgagacctgccgctatcaaaccctctcattgcccatcctgtccatgagaccggcccaaaccctctcattgcccatcctgtccatgagacctgccgctaacaaaccctctcattgctcatcctgtccatgagacctgcccgaaccctct of the Scyliorhinus canicula unplaced genomic scaffold, sScyCan1.1, whole genome shotgun sequence genome contains:
- the LOC119961550 gene encoding gastrula zinc finger protein XlCGF8.2DB-like; protein product: MEEKSSIHSEEKPYTCSVCGRGFNRSSGLSKRKCRHDGGKPWKCGDCGKGFSYPSELEIHQRGHTGERPFTCSDCGRGFTKSSILLTHQRTHTGEKPFTCSDCGKRFTQSSTLLKHQRIHTGEKPFTCSVCGMGFTQSSTLLTHQRIHTREKPFTCSDCGKRFAHQSTLLTHQQVHTKQRPFICFECGKGFINSSHLMIHQRVHTDERPFKCLDCGKCFKTSQELVSHQQVHTDEKPFRCSHCGTGFKRSSHLTVHQRNHTGETPYACSKCGKRFTQSSALLRHQRIHTERDRSSALIVGRDSFNHPTY